The following proteins are encoded in a genomic region of Hyla sarda isolate aHylSar1 chromosome 3, aHylSar1.hap1, whole genome shotgun sequence:
- the SCG2 gene encoding secretogranin-2 has protein sequence MASPRNYYLARCLSLCFLIILMSFADAASFQYYQVPQQEQEYRMKSLQRLPSPDMLKALEYIENLRKQGSRTEGLPDYTSYQGTPFLSEQKEGQPLSPDSAKPIFNDDESEWMKAMLEALVQAEKEAKVTSQDKGKSYSNLMDKNIPPELLEDYDSNKWSERRPKTNKYPPRLYDDYSRDNPLKRTNEIVEGQYTPQSLATLQSVFQELGKLKGQTNHKRDRLEEDQKLYKDDEDDMYKANNIAYEDVAGGEDWSPIEEKVESQTQEELKESKEEVEKTDDMEDEMKRSGLLALQDEEPEKENKEQESENLSKLMNSYLKMWLNRLEKGKPNTDKRSLKFSGKNIDPEAIYQLIDLSRNLQIPPEDLIDMLQDEDSRKFAGRLESDKEVEVPEDLDEVSETMTDKTDVYKSKQGFIRQPTTAVLPNGPEDLTVEDMMNIMGADKLPNQKYPFLNRFNQNNGLPRPYSMFNKPKGHKLAWPSDLEKRQIEYEPRSDKEEDLADYVVKMLAKYPELMANNQNKKIPALYSPGDIQDLEKQYEKALRGYLNMRGYQDLETAANGNRRLPLPRETDDTQNRQYIDEDMLMKVLEYMNQEKAEKGRDHSVKRSMENM, from the coding sequence ATGGCATCTCCAAGGAACTACTATCTTGCAAGATGCTTATCCCTGTGCTTTTTAATCATCCTAATGTCCTTTGCTGATGCTGCATCATTTCAGTACTACCAAGTGCCACAACAAGAGCAAGAATACAGAATGAAGAGTTTACAAAGGCTGCCAAGTCCAGATATGTTGAAGGCACTGGAATACATTGAGAACCTCAGGAAGCAAGGAAGCAGAACTGAGGGCCTCCCTGACTATACCTCCTACCAAGGGACACCATTCCTTTCTGAGCAGAAGGAAGGGCAACCCCTGTCACCAGACAGTGCCAAGCCTATTTTCAATGATGATGAGTCTGAGTGGATGAAAGCAATGTTGGAAGCTTTGGTGCAAGCAGAAAAAGAAGCAAAGGTGACATCACAAGACAAAGGCAAATCATATAGCAACTTAATGGACAAAAACATACCACCTGAGCTGTTAGAAGATTACGATTCCAACAAGTGGTCTGAGAGAAGACCAAAAACTAACAAATATCCTCCAAGATTATATGATGACTATTCTCGGGACAACCCACTGAAAAGGACCAATGAAATTGTCGAAGGTCAGTATACCCCACAAAGTCTAGCTACCTTGCAGTCTGTCTTCCAGGAGCTTGGAAAACTCAAAGGCCAAACCAACCATAAAAGAGATAGATTAGAAGAAGACCAGAAACTTTACAAGGATGATGAGGATGACATGTATAAGGCCAACAACATTGCTTATGAAGATGTAGCAGGGGGTGAAGACTGGAGCCCCATAGAAGAAAAAGTTGAGAGCCAAACACAAGAAGAATTAAAGGAAAGCAAAGAGGAGGTGGAGAAGACAGATGACATGGAAGATGAAATGAAACGTTCTGGATTGTTGGCTTTACAAGATGAGGAGCCcgagaaagaaaataaagaacaGGAATCTGAAAACCTGTCAAAACTGATGAACTCATATTTAAAGATGTGGTTGAACCGCCTGGAAAAGGGTAAACCCAATACAGACAAGAGGTCACTAAAATTCTCAGGTAAAAATATTGACCCTGAAGCTATTTATCAGCTGATTGATCTATCTAGAAACTTACAAATACCTCCCGAGGATCTTATTGATATGCTCCAAGATGAAGACAGCAGGAAGTTTGCTGGAAGGCTCGAGTCTGATAAAGAGGTTGAAGTACCAGAAGACCTGGATGAGGTTTCAGAAACTATGACTGATAAAACGGATGTGTATAAAAGTAAGCAGGGATTTATAAGGCAACCAACCACTGCTGTGCTGCCCAATGGTCCTGAAGATCTAACAGTAGAAGATATGATGAACATCATGGGAGCTGATAAGTTACCAAATCAAAAATATCCTTTTCTCAACCGGTTTAACCAAAACAATGGTTTACCAAGGCCCTACTCCATGTTCAACAAACCTAAAGGACATAAACTCGCCTGGCCAAGTGACTTGGAAAAAAGACAAATAGAATACGAGCCCAGGTCAGACAAGGAGGAAGATTTGGCTGACTATGTAGTTAAAATGCTGGCCAAATATCCAGAGCTCATGGCCAACAATCAGAACAAAAAAATCCCAGCTCTTTACTCCCCAGGTGACATTCAGGATCTTGAAAAGCAGTATGAAAAGGCTTTAAGGGGATACCTGAACATGAGAGGTTACCAGGATTTAGAGACTGCAGCCAATGGTAATCGAAGGCTACCCCTACCTAGGGAAACAGATGACACACAAAATAGGCAGTACATAGATGAGGACATGCTCATGAAAGTTTTGGAGTACATGAACCAAGAGAAAGCAGAAAAAGGCAGAGATCACAGTGTTAAAAGATCTATGGAGAATATGTAA